In Pseudobacter ginsenosidimutans, the following are encoded in one genomic region:
- a CDS encoding DNA-3-methyladenine glycosylase family protein yields the protein MSYTIHLSKDKRFKKLMDGREPFVLKKRKDIPVYLCASIMSQQLSTKVADVIYNRFLALYGGKTPNPQQIIDTKPETLRSIGLSNAKVTYVQNVARFAIEQGLDLKTLNKMSNEEVVAYLTQIKGVGKWTAEMLLMFALGREDVFSPDDLGLQNAMISIYKLDREDKKAFREKLLSISAKWSPYRTYACLHLWHWKDNTPLK from the coding sequence ATGTCTTACACTATCCATCTCAGTAAAGACAAACGTTTCAAAAAACTCATGGATGGGCGGGAACCTTTTGTACTCAAAAAAAGAAAAGACATCCCTGTTTATCTCTGTGCCTCCATCATGAGCCAGCAACTGAGTACGAAAGTGGCGGATGTGATCTACAATCGATTTCTCGCTCTCTACGGAGGCAAAACTCCCAACCCGCAACAGATTATCGATACAAAACCGGAAACTCTCAGAAGTATCGGCCTGTCAAACGCAAAAGTGACTTATGTGCAGAACGTAGCCCGCTTTGCCATCGAGCAGGGACTGGACCTCAAAACGCTCAATAAAATGAGCAATGAGGAAGTGGTCGCTTATCTCACCCAGATCAAAGGCGTTGGCAAATGGACAGCCGAAATGCTGCTGATGTTCGCGCTCGGAAGAGAAGATGTATTTTCTCCCGATGATCTTGGATTGCAGAACGCAATGATCAGTATCTATAAACTCGACAGGGAAGACAAAAAAGCATTCCGCGAAAAACTCCTGAGCATCTCCGCAAAATGGAGCCCTTACCGGACTTATGCTTGTCTGCATCTCTGGCACTGGAAAGACAATACTCCACTGAAATAA
- a CDS encoding endonuclease/exonuclease/phosphatase family protein — translation MAIRTFARRFFIVSNVITVAVFLMACANVFLHPDKWWFIAILGLTFPFLLLLTLIFLVGWSLVRSRWIFLSLGALVLGYSNIRALVGFHFASGFQEAKKENTIRILTWNVKWFDEQTRENGRESHRREMLEFIRNENADVLCFQEYFEPGPLGPYSNYKEIRKMGYPYFYRVIDYGKEGAKTEMGSAIFSKYPILDSSRTIFKGPPRLRGAESLISCDLDVNGQTIRVFTTHLQSVLLQKKDYRDISIIRNAEDSIVEASRSLIRKLRMAYSQRGNQVDIVRNKLDSCPHPEIICGDFNDVPNSYTYFRIRGNRRDAFMEKEGGLGRTFSNISPTLRIDYIMPDKQFEVVQYKRKLLPYSDHYPVIADLRLGSGK, via the coding sequence ATGGCCATTCGAACCTTCGCGAGGCGTTTCTTCATTGTTAGCAATGTAATAACCGTAGCTGTTTTTCTGATGGCTTGCGCCAACGTATTCCTCCATCCTGATAAATGGTGGTTCATTGCGATCCTCGGACTGACTTTTCCCTTTCTCTTGTTGTTGACACTGATATTCCTGGTAGGCTGGAGCCTCGTCAGGTCCCGGTGGATCTTCCTTTCACTCGGTGCACTGGTGTTGGGTTATTCCAATATCCGCGCACTGGTAGGCTTTCATTTTGCTTCCGGCTTCCAGGAAGCGAAAAAGGAAAATACGATCCGCATCCTCACCTGGAATGTGAAATGGTTTGATGAACAAACCCGCGAAAATGGCCGTGAAAGCCACCGCAGGGAAATGCTTGAGTTCATCAGGAATGAAAATGCAGATGTACTCTGTTTTCAGGAATATTTTGAACCAGGTCCTCTTGGCCCTTACAGTAATTACAAAGAGATCAGGAAAATGGGTTATCCTTATTTTTACAGGGTGATCGATTATGGGAAAGAAGGAGCAAAAACAGAAATGGGCAGCGCTATCTTTTCCAAATACCCAATCCTGGATTCAAGCCGTACAATTTTCAAAGGACCTCCCCGATTACGCGGCGCTGAAAGTTTGATCTCATGTGATCTGGATGTGAATGGACAAACTATCAGGGTCTTTACCACCCATCTGCAGTCAGTGCTGCTTCAAAAGAAAGATTACAGGGATATTTCCATCATCCGTAACGCGGAAGACAGCATAGTGGAAGCGTCCAGATCGCTGATCCGCAAATTGAGAATGGCCTATTCACAACGCGGTAACCAGGTAGATATCGTTCGCAATAAACTTGACAGTTGCCCGCATCCTGAGATCATTTGTGGCGACTTCAACGACGTTCCCAACTCCTATACCTATTTCCGGATCAGGGGTAACCGCCGTGATGCCTTCATGGAAAAGGAAGGAGGTCTGGGCCGCACCTTCTCGAATATTTCACCCACCCTCCGCATCGATTATATAATGCCCGACAAGCAATTTGAAGTAGTGCAGTATAAACGAAAACTGCTTCCCTATTCGGATCATTACCCTGTAATTGCGGACCTCCGGCTGGGGTCCGGGAAATAA
- the mnmD gene encoding tRNA (5-methylaminomethyl-2-thiouridine)(34)-methyltransferase MnmD yields the protein MERQIIPTADGSVTISIPASGITYHSKHGAIQESMHVFIGAGLHYILAKGITHNPLRILEMGFGTGLNALLVLQESIRTGSSVHYETIEAFPLENVVYTRLNYCDQLQAPELQPQFLRLHESAWDITHTVTDRFSFLKRNTTLEKFNSPGLFDLIFYDAFAPSAQPELWTEDVFRKLFDLLNPGGILTTYCSKGDVRRAMLAAGFTVEKIPGPPGKREMVRAGKA from the coding sequence ATGGAAAGACAAATCATACCTACTGCCGATGGGTCTGTAACCATCTCCATTCCGGCCTCCGGAATAACTTATCATTCCAAACATGGTGCCATTCAGGAATCCATGCATGTATTCATTGGGGCAGGACTGCATTATATACTTGCGAAAGGTATAACGCATAATCCACTGAGGATATTGGAAATGGGCTTCGGAACCGGACTGAATGCATTGCTGGTACTGCAGGAAAGCATCCGTACAGGTTCATCTGTCCACTATGAAACTATTGAGGCATTTCCGCTGGAAAACGTTGTCTATACCCGGTTAAATTATTGCGATCAGCTGCAGGCGCCCGAGCTGCAACCCCAGTTTCTCCGGTTACATGAGTCTGCCTGGGATATAACACATACTGTTACAGACAGGTTTTCATTTCTAAAAAGAAATACGACCCTTGAAAAGTTCAATAGCCCCGGATTGTTTGATCTCATTTTCTATGACGCCTTTGCACCGTCCGCACAACCCGAGCTCTGGACAGAAGATGTATTCCGGAAATTATTTGATCTATTAAATCCTGGCGGTATTCTCACCACATATTGCTCCAAAGGAGATGTAAGAAGGGCGATGCTGGCAGCAGGGTTTACAGTTGAAAAAATTCCCGGCCCGCCGGGAAAAAGAGAAATGGTGCGGGCGGGGAAAGCATGA
- the cysS gene encoding cysteine--tRNA ligase: protein MSELKVLNSYTRQKEVFTPITPGHVGMYVCGPTVSGESHLGHARPFITFDVIYRYLLHLGYKVRYVRNITDAGHFEEEGRAAEDKISSKAVLEKLEPMELVQKYTNLFHWAMLQFNNLEPSIEPTATGHIVEQIEMIKAIIEAGYAYEVNGSVYFDVKKYAEHYPYGKLSGRVLDEQLETTRELDGQDEKRDKADFALWKAAPPEHIMRWVSPWGEGFPGWHIECSAMATKYLGGQFDIHGGGMDLQFPHHESEIAQSTICNKEVPARYWLHNNMITVNGKKMGKSYNNQIKLTEMFTGTHPLLEQAYSPMTIRFFILQTHYRSTLDFGNEALQAAEKGLKRLWEAYENLQKIEIPGNDAQPDVALNKKVNDLLSEMDDNMNDDFNTAKVLANIFEIVPVVNSIKDKHIPVTALSIATLERLKKYLHDYLESIFGLRSENEADNGKLSGVLDLLIDIRKDARSRKDYATSDKIRNQLQELGILLKDEKDGSVGYTFQ from the coding sequence ATGAGTGAGTTGAAAGTCCTTAATTCTTACACAAGGCAGAAAGAAGTGTTTACTCCCATCACGCCCGGTCATGTGGGCATGTATGTGTGTGGTCCTACCGTTAGTGGTGAGAGCCATCTGGGGCATGCCCGTCCGTTCATCACCTTCGATGTGATCTACCGTTACCTCCTGCACCTTGGATACAAAGTGCGCTATGTACGGAACATCACTGATGCAGGTCACTTCGAGGAGGAAGGAAGAGCAGCAGAAGACAAGATCTCCAGCAAAGCCGTGCTTGAAAAACTGGAGCCGATGGAACTGGTGCAGAAATACACCAATCTTTTTCATTGGGCCATGCTGCAGTTCAATAACCTGGAGCCAAGCATCGAGCCTACTGCCACAGGTCATATCGTGGAACAGATCGAAATGATCAAAGCCATTATCGAAGCAGGTTACGCATATGAAGTGAATGGGTCCGTATACTTCGATGTAAAAAAATACGCTGAACATTATCCATACGGAAAACTCAGCGGTCGTGTGCTGGATGAACAACTGGAAACCACCCGGGAGCTTGACGGACAGGATGAAAAGCGCGATAAAGCCGATTTCGCACTCTGGAAAGCGGCGCCGCCCGAACATATCATGCGTTGGGTAAGCCCCTGGGGAGAAGGATTCCCCGGCTGGCATATCGAATGCTCTGCCATGGCTACGAAATATCTTGGCGGTCAGTTCGATATTCACGGAGGTGGTATGGACCTTCAATTCCCTCACCACGAAAGTGAGATCGCTCAAAGCACCATCTGCAATAAGGAAGTGCCTGCACGTTACTGGCTGCATAATAATATGATCACGGTAAACGGCAAGAAGATGGGTAAGAGCTATAACAACCAGATCAAGCTCACCGAAATGTTCACCGGCACGCATCCCTTGCTGGAACAGGCTTACAGCCCAATGACCATCCGCTTCTTCATCCTGCAGACACATTATCGCAGTACACTCGACTTTGGCAATGAAGCCTTGCAGGCTGCTGAAAAAGGATTGAAGCGTCTCTGGGAAGCATATGAGAACCTCCAGAAGATTGAGATACCCGGCAATGATGCACAGCCTGATGTAGCACTCAATAAAAAAGTGAACGATCTCCTTTCCGAGATGGATGATAATATGAACGATGATTTCAATACCGCCAAAGTTCTGGCGAATATTTTCGAGATCGTTCCTGTGGTCAATTCCATTAAAGACAAACATATTCCCGTAACTGCACTCTCCATAGCTACACTCGAAAGACTGAAAAAATATTTACACGATTACCTGGAATCGATCTTTGGTCTGCGCAGTGAAAATGAAGCCGATAACGGCAAACTCAGTGGAGTGCTGGATCTGCTCATAGACATCCGCAAAGATGCCCGCTCCCGCAAAGACTATGCAACATCCGATAAAATCCGGAACCAGTTGCAGGAGCTGGGGATCTTGTTGAAAGATGAGAAAGATGGAAGCGTCGGGTATACGTTCCAGTAA
- a CDS encoding S46 family peptidase, translating into MKKFLVTIVLCCSLLRGMADEGMWLPMLLGQQVYNDMVKRGLKLTKEQLYSVNKASLKDAIIIFGGFCTGEIVSNEGLIFTNHHCGYDAIATASTVTANYLKEGFWAKTKQQEIPSAGLYADFLTKIEDVTAEVNAALSDLSGAERLAKQNAVIAEINKRYSDASKNIIGKVSPMFKGNQFLVFVYQRYNDIRLVGAPPESIGKYGGDTDNWEWPRHTGDFSVFRVYMGKDGASGEYSPGNVPLKPKHFLPVSLKGVKDGDYAMIYGYPGSTNRYESSMGVKQKTDIANPSIVNLRDMRLKYMLEEMKKDPATRLALASDYASIANYWKFFDGEAKQLLKYDVYGQKKAAEAKFQQWANGKSEYANIFSEWSKVYDNWRPYSKHQIYLNEGIMGSPLMGFAASLQQVENAIVKKGSSADISKAIEAAKEARAEFLKSENRVSDQNILGAALKMFYTNIDKNQHPIGFYDGVKGSFGSLDDDATYKKYAANVFNNTMLLNDSKWNAFTSNPDATVLQADPAYATASAFMKNWQGKYLPLFMQFNSRNSELGRLYLKGVLAMDTVKAKKMYPDATFTMRVSFGNVKSYSPADAVKYDYVTTMKGVLEKYKPGDYEFDLPAKLMELAKNKDYGQYADPVRKDLVVGFITTNDITGGNSGSPVIDANGNLIGLAFDGNYEALSHKIQFDPVFNRTICVDVRYVLWCIDKLGGASNIIKELKLVR; encoded by the coding sequence TCGCGGTATGGCCGATGAAGGAATGTGGCTGCCCATGTTATTAGGTCAGCAGGTCTATAATGATATGGTGAAACGCGGCCTGAAACTGACGAAAGAACAATTGTATTCTGTGAACAAAGCTTCCCTGAAAGATGCCATCATCATCTTTGGTGGATTTTGTACAGGAGAGATCGTGAGCAATGAAGGATTGATCTTCACCAACCACCATTGCGGCTACGATGCCATTGCAACAGCCAGCACTGTTACTGCCAATTACCTCAAAGAAGGCTTCTGGGCAAAAACAAAACAACAGGAAATCCCTTCTGCCGGCCTGTATGCAGACTTCCTCACAAAGATCGAAGATGTTACTGCTGAAGTGAATGCCGCACTGAGCGACCTGAGTGGAGCAGAGCGTCTTGCCAAACAGAATGCCGTGATCGCAGAGATCAACAAACGTTACTCGGATGCTTCCAAAAATATTATCGGAAAGGTGAGCCCAATGTTCAAAGGCAACCAGTTCCTCGTGTTCGTGTACCAGCGCTACAATGATATCAGGCTTGTTGGCGCGCCCCCTGAGAGCATCGGTAAGTATGGCGGCGATACAGACAACTGGGAATGGCCCCGTCATACCGGCGACTTCTCTGTGTTCCGCGTATACATGGGTAAAGACGGCGCTTCTGGGGAATATTCTCCCGGGAACGTTCCCCTGAAACCCAAACATTTCCTGCCCGTTTCCCTCAAAGGCGTGAAGGACGGAGACTACGCGATGATCTATGGTTATCCCGGCAGCACCAACCGTTACGAGTCTTCTATGGGTGTAAAGCAAAAAACAGATATCGCAAATCCTTCCATCGTGAACCTGCGCGATATGCGCCTGAAATATATGCTGGAAGAAATGAAGAAGGACCCGGCCACACGCCTTGCTCTCGCCAGCGACTACGCATCCATCGCCAACTATTGGAAATTCTTCGACGGTGAAGCCAAACAATTGCTGAAATATGATGTGTATGGGCAAAAGAAAGCTGCTGAAGCAAAATTCCAGCAGTGGGCAAATGGAAAAAGCGAATACGCGAACATCTTCAGCGAATGGAGTAAAGTGTACGACAACTGGCGTCCTTACAGCAAACACCAGATCTATCTCAACGAAGGTATCATGGGCTCACCTCTCATGGGATTTGCAGCCAGCCTGCAACAGGTAGAGAATGCCATCGTGAAAAAAGGAAGCTCTGCAGATATATCCAAAGCAATCGAAGCAGCAAAAGAAGCAAGGGCTGAATTCCTGAAAAGCGAAAACCGGGTATCTGATCAGAACATTCTGGGCGCCGCGCTAAAAATGTTCTATACTAATATCGATAAGAATCAGCACCCCATTGGATTCTATGATGGCGTCAAAGGCAGCTTCGGCAGTCTGGATGACGACGCCACTTATAAAAAGTATGCAGCCAATGTGTTCAACAATACCATGCTTCTGAACGACAGCAAATGGAATGCATTCACATCCAATCCCGACGCTACCGTATTGCAGGCCGATCCCGCTTATGCAACGGCCAGCGCATTCATGAAGAACTGGCAGGGAAAATACCTTCCACTTTTCATGCAGTTCAATTCCAGGAATTCAGAACTTGGCCGTCTCTACCTGAAAGGTGTACTCGCAATGGATACGGTGAAAGCTAAAAAGATGTACCCCGATGCTACTTTCACCATGCGCGTTAGCTTCGGTAATGTAAAAAGCTACAGCCCCGCTGATGCAGTGAAGTACGATTATGTTACCACCATGAAAGGTGTGCTGGAAAAATACAAACCCGGCGATTATGAGTTCGACCTGCCTGCCAAACTGATGGAACTGGCGAAGAACAAAGATTATGGACAGTATGCAGATCCGGTTCGTAAAGACCTGGTAGTTGGCTTCATCACTACCAACGATATCACTGGTGGCAACTCAGGTTCTCCCGTGATCGACGCAAACGGAAACCTGATCGGTCTTGCATTTGATGGCAACTATGAAGCTCTCAGCCACAAGATCCAGTTTGATCCTGTATTCAACAGGACCATCTGTGTAGACGTTCGTTATGTGCTCTGGTGCATCGATAAACTCGGTGGCGCCAGCAATATCATCAAAGAACTGAAGCTGGTGAGATAA
- a CDS encoding WD40/YVTN/BNR-like repeat-containing protein — protein sequence MQQCQKNNIFNPLMNNCMVNGFKALLFVTVTGIMAASCVKGDNPIQRYEDPRNQGQGGVPVLGPGWSKVTIPLNSYDVVFVNDTLGFLASFRDGVYRSTNGGETWTRTNAQKSDYVNLFFLNEKYGWAVSVTKDIAKTTDSGKTWATTNTSYEFRDVFFRDENNGYASTYQGLIKTTDGGVTWALVPNAPKDVTSVYFIDEQNGFCGTEANGYRQTTDGGSSFTPVNGLPNEVFTTQFFKGTDAQKGVVVGSDGYVNKTTNNGATWTKGPKIKGDYFDFNFKDIDNGFVMTINNVFKVEGNTVTNVLFRPAADRNVHFWECDFNADLTRGWVVYNGGELYRYVKP from the coding sequence ATGCAGCAATGCCAAAAAAATAATATCTTCAATCCCTTAATGAATAATTGTATGGTGAATGGTTTTAAAGCCCTGCTTTTTGTAACAGTTACCGGAATTATGGCGGCGTCCTGCGTAAAAGGCGACAATCCCATTCAGCGGTATGAAGATCCCAGGAATCAGGGTCAGGGTGGCGTACCTGTTCTTGGTCCGGGCTGGTCTAAAGTGACCATCCCTTTGAACAGTTATGATGTTGTTTTCGTGAACGATACCCTCGGTTTCCTCGCATCATTCCGCGATGGTGTTTACAGATCCACCAATGGAGGTGAGACCTGGACCAGGACCAATGCACAGAAATCAGATTACGTTAATCTCTTCTTTCTGAACGAAAAATATGGATGGGCTGTTTCTGTCACAAAAGATATTGCCAAAACTACTGACAGTGGTAAAACCTGGGCTACTACAAACACGTCTTACGAATTCCGGGATGTTTTCTTTCGTGATGAAAACAATGGTTATGCTTCCACATACCAGGGGCTTATAAAAACAACCGATGGCGGCGTCACGTGGGCGCTCGTGCCCAATGCCCCCAAAGATGTGACTTCCGTTTATTTTATTGACGAGCAGAATGGATTTTGTGGAACCGAAGCCAATGGATATCGTCAAACAACCGATGGCGGAAGCAGTTTTACGCCTGTGAATGGCTTACCCAATGAAGTTTTTACCACGCAGTTCTTCAAGGGTACAGACGCCCAAAAAGGTGTTGTAGTTGGTAGTGACGGCTATGTAAATAAGACCACCAATAACGGCGCAACGTGGACGAAAGGGCCAAAAATAAAAGGAGATTATTTCGACTTTAATTTTAAAGACATCGATAATGGTTTTGTGATGACCATTAACAATGTATTCAAAGTGGAAGGAAATACCGTTACAAATGTCTTGTTCAGACCCGCGGCAGATAGAAATGTTCATTTCTGGGAATGTGATTTCAATGCCGATCTCACCCGAGGCTGGGTTGTTTATAACGGAGGAGAACTCTACCGCTACGTGAAACCATAA
- a CDS encoding WD40/YVTN/BNR-like repeat-containing protein yields MMIFRKAWLYYAFAGIILMYACSDKENDSDLLNPKSLFAKGWDSVHIGTRPIYDIQFPDPLIGFFVGNDVYKSIDGGKTWNQLNAQPTYYEGYQYASFPNVLNGWVVGYDGSIIRTNDGGKNWMKLQFSPKLLKTGKPFQIRFLDQYTGFIICDSGLLKSSDGGTTWAKVCSTLAGSALFFIDEQNGWIAEKDGILRTTDGINFTKTIVGKRFPSIFFLNKLDGFALDNSGTVFETNDGGVTWRLKHKVDVGEFAQDIQFFDKDNGYVSGTDGVAKISGMNVTSVVHAPDLWLYEMYFFNQDRGFVGSAFNTLIRFNAPK; encoded by the coding sequence ATGATGATTTTCCGAAAAGCATGGCTGTATTACGCCTTTGCTGGAATAATTCTGATGTATGCCTGTTCCGATAAGGAAAATGACTCGGATCTTTTGAATCCAAAATCTCTTTTTGCCAAGGGGTGGGATTCTGTGCATATCGGAACCAGACCCATTTATGATATTCAATTCCCCGACCCTCTAATAGGTTTTTTTGTTGGAAATGATGTTTACAAATCCATTGATGGAGGTAAAACATGGAATCAACTAAATGCTCAACCAACCTATTATGAAGGCTATCAATATGCAAGTTTTCCCAATGTTCTAAATGGCTGGGTTGTTGGTTACGATGGATCCATCATAAGAACCAATGATGGCGGAAAAAATTGGATGAAACTCCAGTTTTCCCCTAAGCTTTTGAAAACAGGTAAGCCTTTTCAAATCAGATTTCTGGATCAATATACCGGGTTTATTATTTGCGACTCAGGCCTTCTCAAAAGTTCGGATGGCGGAACTACCTGGGCGAAAGTTTGTTCAACCCTTGCTGGATCTGCTTTATTTTTTATCGATGAGCAAAACGGTTGGATAGCTGAAAAAGATGGGATATTAAGAACGACAGATGGGATCAACTTTACAAAAACAATTGTTGGCAAACGATTCCCTTCAATTTTTTTCCTGAACAAGTTGGACGGATTTGCTTTAGATAACAGTGGGACAGTGTTTGAAACGAACGATGGAGGTGTTACGTGGCGCCTAAAACACAAAGTAGATGTTGGGGAATTTGCTCAGGACATTCAATTCTTCGACAAGGATAATGGATATGTAAGTGGTACCGACGGAGTTGCGAAAATAAGTGGTATGAATGTAACTTCAGTTGTGCATGCTCCTGACCTTTGGCTGTATGAAATGTATTTCTTCAACCAGGACCGTGGATTTGTGGGGTCCGCCTTTAACACACTAATTCGCTTCAATGCACCCAAATAA
- a CDS encoding rhomboid family intramembrane serine protease → MLRENRYKKKTILGQDGNALLMLLAVIAILFCIFKFLFLVYKMSDWQEIEYYTNILDWFRMPGNFGSFLSRPWTLVTYMFVHDGVWDLIANVLWLWAFGFIFQDLTGNNKLVPLFIYGGLLGGVIFLTVANLMPAMAPALPGLRLEGASAGLMAIAIATTILAPNYRIFPMINGGIPLWILTLVYIALTFSRGINIQNTPVLFAHLGAAGMGWLFVHQLKRGHDWSLWLNEAYDWATNLFNPDRKNWKKTAKDDLYYNSKGTQPYKKIPNITQKRIDEILDKINQQGYRYLTEEEKEILKRAAEDEEL, encoded by the coding sequence GTGCTGCGGGAAAACCGGTATAAGAAAAAGACGATTCTGGGTCAGGATGGGAATGCCCTGCTGATGTTGCTGGCGGTGATCGCCATTCTCTTCTGTATTTTCAAATTCCTCTTCCTGGTTTACAAGATGTCTGACTGGCAGGAGATTGAGTACTACACCAATATCCTGGACTGGTTCAGAATGCCAGGCAACTTCGGGTCTTTCCTTAGCAGGCCATGGACATTGGTCACTTACATGTTTGTTCATGATGGTGTGTGGGATCTCATCGCAAATGTTCTCTGGCTCTGGGCTTTTGGTTTCATTTTCCAGGACCTTACCGGAAATAACAAACTCGTGCCACTGTTCATTTACGGCGGACTTCTGGGAGGAGTGATCTTCCTCACTGTTGCCAATCTGATGCCGGCAATGGCTCCTGCACTTCCCGGGCTCAGACTCGAAGGCGCTTCCGCAGGACTGATGGCCATCGCCATCGCAACCACAATACTGGCGCCGAATTACAGGATCTTCCCCATGATCAATGGCGGCATACCGCTTTGGATACTCACACTCGTTTATATCGCACTTACATTTAGCCGCGGCATCAATATTCAGAATACACCCGTACTGTTCGCTCACCTCGGCGCAGCAGGAATGGGATGGCTCTTCGTTCACCAGCTTAAACGCGGGCACGACTGGAGTCTTTGGTTAAATGAAGCCTACGACTGGGCAACCAACCTCTTCAATCCCGATAGAAAAAACTGGAAAAAAACAGCCAAAGACGATCTCTACTACAATTCAAAAGGAACCCAACCTTACAAAAAGATCCCCAATATCACCCAAAAAAGGATCGACGAGATCCTCGATAAGATCAATCAGCAAGGTTACAGGTACCTCACTGAAGAAGAAAAAGAAATACTGAAAAGGGCTGCGGAAGATGAAGAGTTGTAA
- a CDS encoding RDD family protein — METSTTTDLLHDLEDEITYLPAPKGMRLVNFIIDMIVVTIINSVIGGMIQMMIFAAFISDIRTGSDFDLTYPIGLTIAIWVIQVGLFLSYYVIFEKMMNGRTVGKLVSGTMAVRKDGGLLTWKNVILRSLCRLIPLEFILAIFMEPLHDTLTGTVVVKKTL, encoded by the coding sequence ATGGAAACTTCCACTACAACCGACCTGCTACACGACCTTGAAGACGAGATCACTTATTTGCCTGCTCCCAAAGGAATGCGACTGGTTAATTTCATCATCGATATGATCGTTGTGACCATCATCAATTCCGTTATAGGCGGCATGATCCAGATGATGATCTTCGCAGCTTTTATCTCCGACATCAGAACCGGATCCGACTTCGATCTTACATATCCGATAGGACTGACCATTGCTATCTGGGTCATCCAGGTTGGACTCTTTCTGAGTTATTATGTTATTTTCGAGAAGATGATGAATGGAAGAACAGTTGGCAAACTGGTTTCAGGAACGATGGCAGTAAGGAAAGACGGTGGTCTGCTTACCTGGAAGAATGTTATTCTTCGTAGCCTTTGCCGCCTGATCCCACTCGAATTCATCCTGGCCATCTTTATGGAACCCTTGCATGATACACTCACCGGCACTGTTGTGGTGAAGAAGACATTATAA